The genomic region TGGAGGTATAGGAATGTCTGAGTATTGAGAACATTTCTTGGGCTTCATATGCCTGTTAGTGTATAGCTGTATGTATGAAAAATGACTGTAGTAATAATgccgatttcttttttttaaaatttattttattgtgttatgttagtcaccatacattacatcattagttttggggtttttttgttctttttttttttttaaagattttatttatttatttgagagagagagaatgagagatagagagcacgagagggaagagggtcagagggagaagcagactccctgctgagcagggagcccgatgcgggactcaatcccgggactccaggatcatgacctgagccgaaggcagtcgcttaaccaactgagccacccaggcaccctgttctgttttttttgttgttgttgttgttgttcttttttccgtccagctttattgagatataattgacatataacatgtaGGTATACAATATGATGATGACTTGATACATACATACTGTAGAATGATTATTACAATGAGGTTAGCTAACACATCACCTGACACAattaccttgtgtgtgtgtgtgggggggtgtgtgtggtgataacatttaagatttattctcttagcaacttttaaatatatattacggtggtgttaactataatcatctttgctgtacattagatccccagaatttattcatcttataactggaagtttgtaccctttgaccaacatatctccagcccctggcaaccaccatcatactctctatttctatgagtttggatttttagattccactgtagtgttccatgattcattgtttgcgtataacacccagtactccattcaatacgtgcccttcttaatacccatcaccgagctaacccatccccccatccccctatAATGCCGATTTCTAAAGTTACCCAGGGAAACAGTTAACAGTGAGATATTAGAGAGTGAGTGTGCCTGTGTAGTACTCAGCCTTTGGAGTGCGATTGACTGTATGTCTGAGGTGCTTCAGAGAAGGAAGTATTCAGGGTATCCAAGGTAAAGAAGGCAGAGTctcagtataaaaataaatatccttgcGGTCTGTTTTCTTGCTGAAGATGGTCCTTTGAGAATTTAGAAGTAAAGTTAGTGCAGATGATAATTTGTCTTCTATTGGTTGTTCAATTCCAAGCAGCGTTTCCAGAAAcaaaatgttgttttcatttttattatttatttttaaagattttattattatttacaaaaaaatttttttaaaagattttatttatttatttgacacagagagagagagagagacagcgagagagggaacacaagcagggagagtggcagagggagaagcaggcttcctactgagcaaggagcctgatgtggggctcgatcccaggaccctgggatcatgacctgagccaaaggcagatgcttaatgactgagccacccaggcgtccccaaaatgTTTTTAGAGTGAATTATTGATACCTGTCATGgtctaataaatctttaaaaccatAATCCCTAAAGAGATTCTGATTGTCTTACTCCCTGTGGCTAGAATGGCGACTAGCATATAGGAGGCTCTTAAACATTTTTGATAGTTGATTAGCTTGCTTAGTGACTTGTTAGTGGACCTTGTAAGCACAGGCTGTATCTGTGGTTCTCAACTTTTTTTCTACCCCAGCCTACTCATGGGTTAGGCCTTGCTCCTACATTGCTATGACCTCACTGTAGCAAGTTGCTGGTTTTCTGGGAAGGGAATATATTTCTAGGGTAGTTTGCAATGTTCCCAGCTGTGATTATGCTCTACTCCCCTCTTTGCATGTCCTCCTACTTGAGAGTCAATGCGTGAGCTATAGCATGCTACAGTCCATAAGTCATTTTGTCTGTATTCTGCAATAGGATGCGTAGTAATGGTCAGATTTTCACTGGACAACTATACAGACTTATGGAGAGGAACAGATCATGTCTTTTTAcattggtttctgtttttttttttagcactaaattggtggttttgttttcctcttagcTTGTTCAGTGGGTTTTTTGCATGCCATTCGTTAAAGGAACCTCACAGATTGCTTCTAAATGTAaaattcttctgtttttccttataGCCGGATGCGTAGTGATGGTTTTGATGAAGAAAGTCAAAGAGACTATTGGAGGCCAAAGAATGAAATTTCTGGGGCACTGGAAGATGATTTTCTTAAGGCTAAATCCTGGAATAAGAAGTTATATGATTATGAAGCTAATATGCCAGACAGGTTTGTAACAAAATTCTTGtgaccattaaaaatatttggcctGAGAATgtgtacttttattatttatttatttatttatatatatttttttaagattttatttattgagagagtgagagagagagagagcccaagacggggtagggtcagagggagaagcagactccctgctgagcagggagcccgacatgggactcgattacgggactccgggatcaagacctgagccgaaggcagttgcttaaccaactgagccacccaggcacccgagaatgtgtacttttaaaaatgaattatctctacaaaaacttgcacacaaatgttcatagcataattatcataatggccaaaaagtagaaactcaaatgtctatcaactgatgaatggataaacaaaatgtggtacagtAGCCCCCCGCTTCAAGCCCCCCCAGTGGTTGCCTAAATCTGTGAacagtactgaaccctatatatgctgttttttttttctgtacatacatacatacatacctatgataaagtttaatttctaaattgggGACAGTAAGAGCGTaacaataactaaaaatagaacaattataacaatatactgtaataaaatttCTGTGAATGTCATCTCTCATTTTATTTGTACTGTACTCTTGTGAGAATGTGGGATGATGGAATGCCTACGAGATGAGacgaagtgaggggaatgacgtaGGCTTTTTGTTGTAGCATTAGGCCACTCCTGACCTCTGACAGTATGACAGAAGGAGGGTGATCTGCTTCCAAAAAGCAGAGCTGCAGTTAAGGGGGGACTAATGGAATGTTATTTGATGATAAAAGGGATAAAGTACTGATaagtgctacaacatggatgagccttggaAAACaggtgaaaaaagccagacacaaagggccacttattatgattctatttatatgatatgtccagaataggcaaatccatagagacagaaattagattCGTGGTTGCCATGGGCTACAggagagggaggaatggagagtgactgctaagGGATGGAGTTCctttttgggtgatgaaaatgttctgaaattagatagtgatgatggttgcacagctctgaatatactaaaagccaccgaattgtacactttaagagGGTGAATTTCATGTTataggaattaaataaaattgcttggctcagttggttaagcgaccgccttcggctcaggtcatgatcctggagtccggggatcgagtcctgcatcaggctccctgctcagcgggaagtctgcttctccctctgaccttcccccatcttgtgctctctctcactctctctctctcaaataaataaaatacaatattaaaaaaaataaaaaaaattgctatgtaaaaaaacaaattgtTCCATTGCTGACAGCACTGTTACAAGTTGTTTTTGGAGAAGTACTTCACAGCTAAAGGGCAGAATAGAAGAGTTCCTTATCTTAAGAATGgcaagttctcaaaaaaaaaaaaaaagagtagcaagTTCTCTTACAAATAGACAAAAGAATCCTTTGTGTCTGAAATGATAACATACAGTACAGAAAACGTAGCCAACTAAGTTACTGAGCTTGAAGGTGGGGTTGGCTCTaccatgtctttattttctttgttctatgtgcatgtctgtgtcttGCATGCACtaagtctaattttttttaattttcaaaaatgtatgcATTGCtttaataatgtaataaaatatgtcaTCTTACAGATGGGGTCACAGTGGTTATAAAGAGTTATACCCTGAAGAATTTGAAACAGACAGGTAAGGCAAATAggcttactgaaaaaaaaacaaaaaaactagaaactGTAAGATTAATTCCAAGTCTGAACTATAAATTGGGTTCCTAATTTTACAAAGAAGATAATGTTTGCCATTAAAAATgtaactagaaaaataataggCATTTTAGTTGGGAGATAATtggtattttgcctttttctgattGATGTTCTGCAGATTTATATAGCATTTAGGTTTTTATACATAGTATTCCATACAGTAACTCAGTTTGGCAGATTagaatttttatcttcattttaagaaaacaaaatgaggaaacaaaactCTGAGAGTGATCAAGTCACATAGTAACCCTATGTCAAAGCTCCTAAATTTCAAATGTTAACCccaactttttttaagattttatttatttatttgagagagagagagagagagcgagagagcaagcaagcacaagagcagggggaggggcagaggtagaagctgaattcccgctgagcaggagggagcctgatatgtggctccatccccggaccctgagatcatgacctgagctgaagacagacgcttaaccgactgagccactcaggtgcttcTAACCCCAACTTTCTATCTAGAATGCagaatactaaaatataaatacactttttattttctatagtaaagcagtttctctttttttattagtaGTGATCAGCAAGATATtaccaatgggaaaaaaacatctCCCCAAGTAAAATCATCTACCCATGAGTCTCACAAACACAAGAAGTCAAAGAAATCtcacaaaaaaaagcagaaaaaaaagtcacacaaaaaacagaagaaaagcaaaaaagaagccACAGATATAACAGCAGATTCCTCAAGTGAGTTCTCGGAAGAAACCGGGGCTTCTAGTACcaggaaaaggaaacagtcacATAAGCGCAAGAAAAAATCCAGGAAAAAGTCTCTCAAAAAATCTGCTTTATTCTTGGATGCAGAAAGTGACACTTCCCAGTCAGATGATTCCGCATCCAGCAGTTCTGAGGAAGGTGAGGAAAGAGACACtaagaaaaccaaaaggaaaaagacagataaaaaagTCCACATCCCTGTAGTTAACAATGAAATACAGGAGAGGACGAACAAACGCACAAATTGGAAAGTGGCTACAGATGAAAGGTCTGCAGAGAGTTCAGAGGATGACTAAATGAGGAGACCTTCTCCATTTCCCATCTGACTGGTTACTTACAGCTCTTCCACCTGGGGGTTTTGCCAGTGATTCCGTTGCCCGGCACAGGGGCCCTGAGGTCGGAGCTGTCCTGTGCCATCTGTCTACGTTCTGACAGACTTCTTGTCTTCTGTTTTGGCCTGTTAAACTTGATCCTCTTATTGTTAATAGGGaatctggtattttgttatgaagTTTTcttgaagagattattttttgCAATTAATCACATTTAGGGTAGAGTGCAAATGCAACAAATTAAAGGACCCAGAAAGCTGAATCCCAGTGACAACCTGGGTACACCAAATGGGATGTAGGATTTGGGGAAAGCAAGGGCCGGGATCAAGCGGTGGGTTGGAACTGGTGCTGCGTAGAATGTTGGAACAGCGTGCTGCCCTGTTATATAGCAGGTGCCACAACTTTGTCTTCAGCCTTGGTGCTTcgatctttctgtattttggccTCATAGATGTGGTCCAGTTTATTTAGTGAGAAAATGAGTATAAGAGCAAGACATTTTTCCTTCATGATAACATCCATAGACAGCTGTTATTATGAGACTAGGGTTTTCTGTCAAATTTCCCTGCTGGACAGGGTCTGTGGCTACACTAATACCCCTAAACATGGTAATTGGTttagtaaatggttttctacgTCCTGTATATTGCCTAAATGGACTTGTGTTCGAAGTTATTTCTTCAGTTGTTTTGGTTAAGTCCTCAACCAAATGGGATAAAATTAGGAATTAGTCATGCTGTCTGATGGCATTTAAATATTATCTTCCTTGTTCATTTCTAAATCTATTAATGAAATTTAGATTTTCCCTGAAACTAGGTTGAACCAGTTCCAAAATGCAACAGGCTTCTCAGGGACTCACCCACTTCTTCCCAGTTTGCCTTCTGATTAAAGCACCAAGCAGAGACCATATTATTTCCCTTTGCTATATACTGTGATCCCTACTGTTAATTCTTAGGAAACCAAAATATCACTGAAAAAAGGCTGGCAGAACACAAGTGAATTTTTTCATTATGACAGAATACCAAGTGACATATTGTTTTTTCTGGTTGCCACTTCATGGGCTGGGTAGAAAGCTTGAAAACTCAGACTTTTGGTCTTGGTTCTGGCACTAATTAGTTATGAGGTCTGGAAAAGGTAAGTTAACCTCCCTGGCCTTACTTTCCCCGTGTATAATATAGAAATACTTCATGGTAGCATGACAGTGTAAGACACCAGCAATAGAATATAACTGTAACAACATTCCATGAGGTGGTAATATTTTACAGTTCTAACTACTAAATTTGTTCTCTTTACAGAACAGATGTCTAATAAAATGTTTAGTCATAAAATACATGGTTGGCTAGAGGTTCCCTATCCCTTGATTATAAGCAGGTGCTACCTTTGGGAATATTTACTTGAAATATTAATACTCTGGTACTCAATTGTCAATGTTCCATGGCATATATTTTTACCTTTGGAATTAGTAGGGGCCCAAGGTGGGGCAAGCAGTCTGTAATTACTACCTCTTAACCGAAAGACAAATTGTTTTGTTCTTGGAATAAGTGAAATCTTTGTTGGAAGGAGTTTTCAgcacgtatttttttttaagcattgttTCTGTGCTATAAAAGTACTGATTCTAGCACAGACTCAGGAAGATGGGCCAGTGGAACAGGCATCTCCAGGAAGTTGGTTCTGCTTCAGTCTtgaccttcccttcctcccataCTAGCAGGTCTATTTCTTTCTCAAGAATACACATCctgcctgttttgtttttgccatgtTTACTTTTTCTTGGTCATATATAAGCAATAAAGCTGTTCTCTGTTCTTCACCTTTCTCAACCCCAATTTCTCTTCTATACCTTAGGCTAAGTCTTTGATGGTTCTTCTAGCCCCCTTAAATATGGCTGAGGATGGCCTTTCAAAACCTAAGATCTCTCATTTGCACTACTGGTCTTGGAACGTACTTCCAATGTTCCTGCCAATCAGAGATCTCTATTAAATCCCAAAATgggattagggaaaaaaaagaaaaagagttggaGAATTCAGATTTATTGAATAACTGTTGTGATAAAACATGGAATTTCtgaattccaaataaataaatttcactttttgAACATTTGATCTGTTACTTCTTAGCACCAATAGGCTTGGTAACAGCCTCAAGTTCACCTGACAACAGGCTGACAACTTTCCCCCACTGGCCCTTCCATCTGCTTCACAACAAGTCCTTTGCTTCTGTCATTCTCCCAGGGGATGGCCTACTGCCCTCCTTTCTGTACAATCTGGGCAAACCGACTGGTGATGGCAAGAGTAGTGTCAATGAAGCGGTCCACGCAGCTAGAGAGACAATTTTCAGTGCGAGAGTCTAGGCGATTCCCTGGCTTCTCCACACATTTATCCCAGCACAGCTCCATGAAGTGATGCacctaagaggaaagaaaattagtaACCATTGCTGTCTGCATATAGGTCTAACTGCCAACTTTATTTCCTTCcggtttttctccttttctgtcactTGACTAAACCATTCTTTCAGTCAACAGACCATGGGCTCTCCTCTTTCCTCACTTCCTAATTTGTCGTTAGTATGGCCCAGATCCTTGTTCCTACATTGCAATAATCCTTtatcctttctgtttctgtttttctcctctttagTAATTGAAGATAACTTTCCATCAAGTCACCCCTGTGCTTAATGCACAATTCCTCTCTTAGCCACTCAGGGCAGCCCATTATTTAACCACCAACTTGTTAAGCTTCAATGAAGTACACACACAGCATACTCAATGTGACTTAATATTCCCGGAATGCCCTACCTAAAGATTTGTCCCATTCTTCAAAACAGTTCAAATTTTTACCTCCTTGAAGGCCGCTATTTTTTCCGATTGTGTTAAGTCCTTAATCAAACTGTAAATTTTCAGGCAGGGTTAGACGTATTCCCAAGTTGCACCAGTGTAAGCTGGGAAGGTATGGTACCAATTAATTTCCCCCAAAACCACTGCTCTCCTGTCATTCCAAACCTATCCCTTACAGACTAGTTCCTAAGTTCCAAACCTTTTTGGGGTCATGGACACATTTGTGAATCCAATGAAGGTTATGGATCCACTCTCCATAAAAATGCACATCAGGTACAGAAAATGTGTTTTTGCTATTTAATCGGTCGCgaacaccgcccccccccaaggGGGGGTAACCATTTACTGAGGGCTTCCTAGACTGGGTACCAAGCCGTCAGTCAGTACTCTCTGCGGTCCTAAAATATGACTGTCATCTCCGTTTGGTTAAGCAATTAGCCACGCTGCTGGTGGTGCCTCCAGTAAGGGTCCACGCCGGGTTTCGAACCATGCCGAAGAGGCTCCAAAACACTTGTTCTAACCTACAGTCCAAACTGACTACTTCAGAGCCCCCCTTTCTCCATTAATGTTCCACTGCTTTGTCGTTTTCAAACACATGATCGCATATGATCTCTACAGTCCAGTGAGGCAGCAGGAGACTGCAGAACCGAGGCCCCCCGTGGCTGGGTGTCTTGCGTAGGGGCACGCGGCccgtgaggggcagaggcaggatcaGAACCAGAGCTTCCGAAGGCCAAGCCCAGAGAGCTCGCCGCCAAACCAGGTTCCGTTGCCCTTGCGTCGCCCGAACCTTTCTTCTCGGCTTTACACTTTCTCTTTCCCGCACGCTGGGTGTGCCTAGCGGGCGCCTGAGCACTACTGGTCACCAGAGGCTGGAGTCTTTTCTGGGAAGGACCCGGCGCGGCAGGAGCGAGCACGGGGCAGTCCCCCCGTGGTGATGTCGCAGGGCTCTGCTCGTGTTTTCCTAGCGGCTGTCACCTCACGGGCTGAGTAAAAAGTCTGAAAGCTCAACCCGTGCCTCACCCTCCTGTCTCTTCCCCTTGGTGCCTGGCCCCGCACCTGTGCAGTGAACTGCGCCTTCTGTTGTTCGGCCGCCACCAGGCGCTGCAACTCCGCTTCGTCCGCCTCACCCAGCTCCGCCATCGTCCGCCTACAGCTCCGGCCTTCCGACGAGCGTGTGCGCGCATGTGCGGCGGGCGCGCGCCAGCTTCCGACTTCCGGTTCACCCGGCATTTTCCCTCGCCCTGTTTTCTCGAGTGCTCGCGGGGTGGGAGTTGTCGAGTGACTGCTTCCGGGTTGCCGGGTGACCTTGAGTCTTCGGAAGCGAGATGGCGAGTCTCTGGAGGTTGAGTGTCCTGTGCGGTGCGCAAGGAGGCCGAGGTGAGGGGTCCTGGGAGCGGGAGGTTCTTAGCGCAGCCTCCAGccggggaagggagggcagcgAGGATTTGTCCGCGGGGTGGTGAGGCCTCTTAAGCAGGGAATCCTTCCTCCGTCCCGTTGGCCGATCTGGCTCCGGTCAGCACCACAGCTGTAACCTCCGTTGTCTACGCGCCCAGATGTCCTCCGAGCGGTTATCTCCCCTGTTTCGGGCTGACACGGGGAATGGGGTAATCCGAAAGAGAGCTCCTCCTGGAAGTTAAGTTCTGACGCTGTTCCTaaaagttttttcctttctttttttttttttcccctccgcATTCGCGGTCCTTAGAATGCGCCCATCCCGCTTCGGAAAAGTGTGGGGTTAGGCTCCAAACCCCAGTGCCTGGCCTTTCCCATTTACCCTGGAGTTGGTGGAGAGGGGCTTCTGGAAATCAATTCGATAATCACGGCATTGGACATTTGTGTTATACCAGGCACCGTAGTAGGAACGGGATACAAATGTGTATAAAAGATAGTTCTTGCCCTGgaagagttttcatttttatagggaAAACACATGTAAACATAATTTAACATAAAGCAGAAACTCTTGTGCTGCACATAAATTGTTATGCCAGTCCAGAGGAAGAACATATTTAGCTGTGTGTTTTGGAAGAATTACCCTGTCTTGGTGTCTGAAGGAGGTGTGTGTGTCTTGAGGATGAGGAAGGCCACAGGGGGAAGGGCATTACAGGTGGAGCTACTGGGATGAGCAGAAGTGATGATGAAGGTGTAGGAACAGCGAGGTAGGAGAGAAGATAAACCAGATATGATTAGAGTGTGAAGCTCAAGGTGAGGAATGAGAGCTGAATCTGGAAAGGTGAACCGGAATCAAATCATGGAAGAACTTGCCTTGATGTGGAGTATGCATTTACCTGATGTGAACAGGACCACTGAAAGATTGGACATAGAGTTGAAGTTTAGATTGGCTTCTTGGATAACACTGTGGTAGATGGCCGTCATGGGAGATGGGACGGGCTAAGACGCAAGTCAGGGAGATGAGACAGGACACTATCATAGTGCAGGCAAGGATTGTGAGGTCCTGAACTTGGAAAGTGGCACAGAAAAGAGCAGATTGTCTCAAGAAATGTTAAGGAGATACATCAGTATGATTTGGTGATTGACAATTTCACAGTGTTGGGGGGAGTTTTATATGACTTAGAGATTTTTGGGTTAAAGAGTGGGGTGTTATTAAATAAAGTGGGGAACATGCAAATGAGTGACGAGTTTGGTTGAGAAAGTGAGTTGAAGGGTGATTTTAGTTTTTGGCATAGTGAGTTTGAGGATCATGTAGGATATCTTAAGGGAGAGGCCCAGCAAGCAGTTAAACTTCTGAAACACTGGAGAGATGACAGGGCTGCAGATGCAGAATTGGGTCTCATCCGCTTACAGGTAGTATAAGCTGAGTGGACAAAATGGCCAAGGGAGGGCTTAGGACATGAGAGCAGTGGGCAGATGATAGAATGCTAGGAAGACATATAAAAGCGTGTGCAGCAGTGAAGGCAGAAGTACCTGTGTGGGCAAAGACTCCGTGCAGAAATAATTACAGTGTTAAGAATGTTAAGAAAAGCTATCTCGGACTGAACACTTTAAGCACTAGATTCATTATACACGTTATCTCATTTAAGCCCCCAGACAGGTAGATACTGCTAtccccattattttattttatttaaaaaaaaagaaaaggtgtagGAAGGTGTAGGAACAGCGAGGTAGGCTGATACAGGATGTCAGAGGATCAAAGGGGGGACTAGAAGAGAGTTCATcggaaaagaagagaggaaaggccCGATAAGATGAAGACTGAACAGTATTTGTTGGATGTGTCCACATGGAGACCATTGGCGACTTTAATAAAGCAGTTGTAGTCAGGATGAAATAAGTTTCAGAGTTCAAGAATGATAGGGAAGTGAGGAAGGGGAGGTGATTGagacaatattttaaagaagcatAGTTGGAAAGACAAGAAAGGGAGCAGGGGAAGAGTGCATGACATTAGAGGACACAGGGTCAAGGGAAGGGTCACATATATTACATCAGTCAGGGGGAAATGGccaacaggaaggaaggagaggtgaAAGACACAGGAGAGAAATTACCTTTTAATTGAGTACTTATGACATAATGGGAATTACGCTCAGCACCttgagtattttaattttcagtgtagTATTATGAAGTAAGTgctactattttcattttacagatgaggacattgaggctTAGAGAATTTATTTAACTTAATTGCCCATCaccacatagctagtaagtggtagagttgTGTGAACTTAGGTCTGTTTTTTAACCAAGAGACAGGATCCaaaaggggacagaaaaggaTAGGTTCAAAAGTAcaagtggaggggcgcctggttgctcagtcgtttaagtgtctgactcttgatttcggcttgggtcatgatctcagggttatgagatcgaaccccatgtcaggttcgtgcttggtgtggagcctgcttaagattctttctctcctcatccctctgccccccaacacGCCCGAAAGAGTACAagtggagaggggcacctggatggctcagtcagtagagcatgcgactctcgattcggggttgtgagttcaagtcccacattcggtgtagagattacttaaaaataaaatcttaaaaaaaaaaaaagaacatggtagTAGATGTGCTTCCCAAACTAGACTGAACTCTTTGAGGACAAAGGCTGTCTTTTGTCTCTTGCTCCAGTCTAGAGCCTACTCTTACCTgtagtaaatgtttgttggatgaatagatgaatatatggaaagagaaaggagctataatttacttcttaaaattagtaagagtgcaggggcgcctgggtggctcagtcgttaagcgtctgccttcggctcaggtcatgatcccacggtcctgggatcgagccccacatcgggctccctgcttagcgggaagcctacttctccttcccccgctccccctgcttgtgttccctttctctctgtgtctctctctgtcaaataaataaaatctttaaaaaaattagtaagagtGCAGCCCTTTTACATAGGTGGTTCATTGATTTTTCGGTCTTTGAGGGGCTACTTTAGTGTGAGCTTATAACAACCCAGGGAAATAGATACtcccctcattttgcagatgagatgtTATTCCCTATTGGGGCTTAAGTAGCTTGCTTATGGTTATTTAGAAAGTCTGTCAGTCCTGTTAAAGGAGAAGTGTTTATGACCCCCCTAATGTCTCTTTCCTCAGCTCTGTTTCTCCGAATCCCGGTGG from Zalophus californianus isolate mZalCal1 chromosome 11, mZalCal1.pri.v2, whole genome shotgun sequence harbors:
- the NKAPD1 gene encoding uncharacterized protein NKAPD1 isoform X2; amino-acid sequence: MSRVPLGKVLLRNVIRHTDAHNKIQEESDMWKIRELEKQMEDAYRGTKRKMLPSSSSRMRSDGFDEESQRDYWRPKNEISGALEDDFLKAKSWNKKLYDYEANMPDRWGHSGYKELYPEEFETDSDQQDITNGKKTSPQVKSSTHESHKHKKSKKSHKKKQKKKSHKKQKKSKKEATDITADSSSEFSEETGASSTRKRKQSHKRKKKSRKKSLKKSALFLDAESDTSQSDDSASSSSEEGEERDTKKTKRKKTDKKVHIPVVNNEIQERTNKRTNWKVATDERSAESSEDD
- the NKAPD1 gene encoding uncharacterized protein NKAPD1 isoform X1, translated to MSRVPLGKVLLRNVIRHTDAHNKIQEESDMWKIRELEKQMEDAYRGTKRKMLPSSSSRMRSDGFDEESQRDYWRPKNEISGALEDDFLKAKSWNKKLYDYEANMPDRWGHSGYKELYPEEFETDSSDQQDITNGKKTSPQVKSSTHESHKHKKSKKSHKKKQKKKSHKKQKKSKKEATDITADSSSEFSEETGASSTRKRKQSHKRKKKSRKKSLKKSALFLDAESDTSQSDDSASSSSEEGEERDTKKTKRKKTDKKVHIPVVNNEIQERTNKRTNWKVATDERSAESSEDD
- the TIMM8B gene encoding mitochondrial import inner membrane translocase subunit Tim8 B, whose protein sequence is MAELGEADEAELQRLVAAEQQKAQFTAQVHHFMELCWDKCVEKPGNRLDSRTENCLSSCVDRFIDTTLAITSRFAQIVQKGGQ